Proteins encoded within one genomic window of Camelina sativa cultivar DH55 chromosome 19, Cs, whole genome shotgun sequence:
- the LOC104767015 gene encoding lysM domain-containing GPI-anchored protein 2, producing METSRFTLPLLLVSLSFFLSLSAQMTGDFKCSGSTSTCMSLVGYSSKNATTLRNIQTLFAVKNLRSILGANNLPLDTAPDRRVNPNQVVRIPIHCSCSNGTGVSNRDIEYTIKKDDTLYLVATEVFGGLVTYQKIADMNKIPDPSKIDVGQKFWIPLPCSCDKLKDEDVVHYAHVVKEGSSLGEIAAQFGTDNTTLAQLNGISSNTQLLANYPLNVPLKACSSSVRNDSLDAPLLLSNNSYAFTANTCIKCSCDASKNWTLSCEPSSQVKPSNSTWATCPPSRCEGAEGLFLGNTTTTSTSSSCGPRTCAYAGYSKQTIFTVLTPTCPDSASPGSGNYASTFSPRFNFVMVLIQCALLCLYLL from the exons ATGGAAACTTCCCGGTTTACCCTTCCTCTTCTCCTAGTCtccctctccttcttcctctctctctctgcccaAATGACCGGAGACTTTAAATGCAGCGGCTCAACCTCCACGTGTATGTCTCTCGTTGGTTACTCAAGCAAGAACGCAACAACGTTGCGCAATATTCAAACCCTTTTCGCCGTCAAGAACCTCCGTTCGATCCTCGGAGCTAACAATCTCCCACTCGACACCGCACCTGACCGGCGCGTGAACCCGAATCAAGTCGTGCGTATCCCAATCCATTGCTCTTGCTCCAACGGAACAGGTGTATCGAACAGAGACATCGAATACACCATCAAGAAAGACGACACGCTTTACCTCGTCGCAACTGAGGTGTTCGGAGGTCTGGTTACGTACCAGAAGATCGCTGATATGAACAAAATCCCCGACCCAAGTAAAATTGATGTTGGTCAAAAGTTTTGGATCCCTTTACCCTGTAGCTGCGATAAGTTGAAAGATGAAGATGTTGTCCACTACGCACATGTGGTCAAAGAAGGGAGCTCCCTCGGTGAGATCGCTGCTCAGTTTGGAACGGACAACACGACGCTGGCTCAGCTCAATGGAATCTCCAGCAACACTCAGCTTCTTGCTAACTATCCACTGAACGTCCCTCTCaaag CTTGTAGCTCTTCTGTGCGGAACGACTCGTTAGATGCTCCTCTGCTTCTGTCTAACAACTCATACGCCTTCACTGCAAACACTTGCATCAAGTGTTCCTGTGATGCTTCAAAGAATTGGAC TTTAAGCTGTGAACCATCATCTCAGGTTAAGCCTTCGAATTCGACATGGGCAACTTGCCCGCCTTCACGGTGCGAAGGAGCTGAGGGTTTGTTTCTAGGCAACACGACTACTACGTCGACTAGCAGCTCTTGCGGACCTCGTACTTGCGCCTATGCTGGTTACTCCAAACAGACCATCTTCACCGTACTTACCCCAACTTGTCCAG ATTCTGCTAGTCCTGGTAGTGGTAACTATGCGTCAACGTTCAGCCCAAGGTTCAATTTCGTAATGGTGTTGATTCAGTGTGCGCTGCTTTGTCTCTATCTTCTCTAG
- the LOC104767016 gene encoding isocitrate dehydrogenase [NAD] regulatory subunit 2, mitochondrial isoform X1 — protein MSRQTFSLLKNLRSISTGSRIQTRSVTYMPRPGDGKPRPVTLIPGDGVGPLVTNAVEQVMEAMHAPVYFEPFEVHGDMKSLPEGLLDSIKKNKVCLKGGLKTPTPVGGGVSSLNVSLRKELDLFASLVNCFNLPGLASRHENVDIVVIRENTEGEYAGLEHEVVPGVVESLKVITKFCSERIAKYAFEYAYLNNRKKVTAVHKANIMKLADGLFLESCQEVAKKYPSIAYNEIIVDNCCMQLVARPEQFDVMVTPNLYGNLVANTAAGIAGGTGVMPGGNVGAEYAVFEQGASAGNVGKDTTEEQKNANPVALLLSSAMMLRHLQFPSFADRLETAVKRVISEGKCRTEDLGGNSTTQEVVNAVIANLD, from the exons ATGTCGCGTCAAACGTTTTCTCTACTGAAGAATCTTCGTAGCATCAGCACCGGTTCTAGAATTCAAACCCGATCCGTGACTTACATGCCCAGACCCGGCGACGGGAAACCAAGACCGGTGACTTTAATCCCCGGAGATGGAGTTGGTCCGTTGGTTACAAACGCGGTTGAACAAGTGATGGAAGCGATGCACGCTCCGGTTTACTTCGAACCGTTCGAAGTACACGGAGATATGAAGAGCTTACCTGAAGGATTACTTGATTCGATTAAGAAGAACAAAGTTTGTTTGAAAGGTGGGCTTAAGACTCCAACACCTGTAGGTGGTGGTGTGAGCTCTCTCAATGTTAGTTTGAGGAAGGAGCTTGATCTCTTCGCGTCTTTGGTCAACTGTTTCAATTTGCCTGGTTTAGCTTCTCGTCATGAGAACGTTGACATTGTTGTGATTAGAGAGAACACTGAAGGTGAATATGCAGGGCTTGAACATGAGGTCGTTCCTGGTGTTGTTGAGAGCCTTAAG GTGATCACAAAGTTTTGTTCGGAGCGTATTGCAAAGTATGCGTTTGAGTATGCTTACTTGAACAATAGGAAGAAAGTTACGGCAGTGCACAAGGCCAACATCATGAAACTGGCTGATGGTTTGTTCTTGGAATCTTGTCAAGAGGTTGCTAAGAAGTATCCAAGTATAGCCTACAACGAAATCATTGTTGATAACTGTTGTATGCAACTTGTAGCAAGGCCAGAGCAATTCGACGTCATG GTAACGCCCAATCTTTATGGTAATCTAGTTGCAAACACTGCTGCTGGTATTGCTGGAGGCACTGGAGTCATGCCTGGAG GAAATGTTGGGGCGGAGTATGCAGTCTTTGAGCAAGGTGCATCAGCAGGAAACGTAGGGAAGGACACAACGGAAGAGCAAAAGAATGCAAACCCTGTGGCTTTGCTACTCTCATCAGCCATGATGCTTAGACACCTTCAGTTCCCTTCTTTTGCTGACAGGCTTGAAACCGCTGTGAAGCGTGTTATCTCTGAAGGAAAATGCCGGACTGAAGATCTAGGCGGAAACAGTACTACCCAAGAGGTCGTTAACGCGGTTATTGCCAATTTGGATTGA
- the LOC104767016 gene encoding isocitrate dehydrogenase [NAD] regulatory subunit 2, mitochondrial isoform X2: MSRQTFSLLKNLRSISTGSRIQTRSVTYMPRPGDGKPRPVTLIPGDGVGPLVTNAVEQVMEAMHAPVYFEPFEVHGDMKSLPEGLLDSIKKNKVCLKGGLKTPTPVGGGVSSLNVSLRKELDLFASLVNCFNLPGLASRHENVDIVVIRENTEGEYAGLEHEVVPGVVESLKFCSERIAKYAFEYAYLNNRKKVTAVHKANIMKLADGLFLESCQEVAKKYPSIAYNEIIVDNCCMQLVARPEQFDVMVTPNLYGNLVANTAAGIAGGTGVMPGGNVGAEYAVFEQGASAGNVGKDTTEEQKNANPVALLLSSAMMLRHLQFPSFADRLETAVKRVISEGKCRTEDLGGNSTTQEVVNAVIANLD; the protein is encoded by the exons ATGTCGCGTCAAACGTTTTCTCTACTGAAGAATCTTCGTAGCATCAGCACCGGTTCTAGAATTCAAACCCGATCCGTGACTTACATGCCCAGACCCGGCGACGGGAAACCAAGACCGGTGACTTTAATCCCCGGAGATGGAGTTGGTCCGTTGGTTACAAACGCGGTTGAACAAGTGATGGAAGCGATGCACGCTCCGGTTTACTTCGAACCGTTCGAAGTACACGGAGATATGAAGAGCTTACCTGAAGGATTACTTGATTCGATTAAGAAGAACAAAGTTTGTTTGAAAGGTGGGCTTAAGACTCCAACACCTGTAGGTGGTGGTGTGAGCTCTCTCAATGTTAGTTTGAGGAAGGAGCTTGATCTCTTCGCGTCTTTGGTCAACTGTTTCAATTTGCCTGGTTTAGCTTCTCGTCATGAGAACGTTGACATTGTTGTGATTAGAGAGAACACTGAAGGTGAATATGCAGGGCTTGAACATGAGGTCGTTCCTGGTGTTGTTGAGAGCCTTAAG TTTTGTTCGGAGCGTATTGCAAAGTATGCGTTTGAGTATGCTTACTTGAACAATAGGAAGAAAGTTACGGCAGTGCACAAGGCCAACATCATGAAACTGGCTGATGGTTTGTTCTTGGAATCTTGTCAAGAGGTTGCTAAGAAGTATCCAAGTATAGCCTACAACGAAATCATTGTTGATAACTGTTGTATGCAACTTGTAGCAAGGCCAGAGCAATTCGACGTCATG GTAACGCCCAATCTTTATGGTAATCTAGTTGCAAACACTGCTGCTGGTATTGCTGGAGGCACTGGAGTCATGCCTGGAG GAAATGTTGGGGCGGAGTATGCAGTCTTTGAGCAAGGTGCATCAGCAGGAAACGTAGGGAAGGACACAACGGAAGAGCAAAAGAATGCAAACCCTGTGGCTTTGCTACTCTCATCAGCCATGATGCTTAGACACCTTCAGTTCCCTTCTTTTGCTGACAGGCTTGAAACCGCTGTGAAGCGTGTTATCTCTGAAGGAAAATGCCGGACTGAAGATCTAGGCGGAAACAGTACTACCCAAGAGGTCGTTAACGCGGTTATTGCCAATTTGGATTGA